TCTCAATATAGTCTTCCCAAGGAAGAGGCTGTCTTTTCTGGGGAGTTTTTTGAAGAAGCAGCTCCTGCTGAAGACAGCCTTGATTCAGGTTCTGAGCTGGAAGAAGAAGTTTCACCTGAAGAGCTGGCTGTTGAAGAGAGAGAGGCAGTTACTTTTGAAGAGGAGGCTGTCTCTAGCGAAAGTTTGCTGGATAAAAATTCTGTTTCTGAAGAGATCTTTGCAAAAGAAGAGACAGAGGATTGGTTTTATAAAGAGGATAGTGTTTCAGAAGAGGGGGCAGCTGGAGAGGGGGTAGCTGAAGAAGAGCCTCAATTAGAAAAAGATGTTTTTGAGGAGATTATATTTTCTGGAGAGGAAGAGGATCTTGCTGAAGAGTTAGAAGAGTCGATGGCTAAGGACATTGTTTCTACAGAAGAAGATCTGTTATCTTTTGCTCAAGGTGAAGACAAGGCCGAATTTACTGGATTAGAGTCTGAGATTGAAAAGGAAGAGAGTATTGTTGAGGAAGATAAGCTTGCCTTAGATGCCGAAGGTTTAGAAGAGGCTGTTCTGACTGAAGAACTCAAAGAAGAACAGGACGGTGAAGGATCTACCGAAGCGGATTCTCTAAAAGAGATTACGGATGAGATATCAAACGAGGGTTTTGCCGAAGAACAAGAAGAGAAAATGGATTCTCTCTCTGAAAGCGAAGAGGCCTCTGATAAGGAGTTCTTAGAAGAGGGGCTCTCTATTGAGGTAGATGATGTCGAAGAGCTTGAAGATAGATCAACATCTTTAGTTCAGAGTTTTGAGGAAGATAAAACAGGAGATGTCTTTGAAGTGAAGCCTGAGGAGGATAGTTCTGGTATAGAGGAAGAGTCTACTGGGAGTCCTTCTGTAGAGGAAGAGATATCTGAGCCTGAAGACATCTCTGAAGAGCTATTATCTTCTAGTGAAAGTGGGATATCAGAAGAGGATCTGCTTGCTGATGAAGGTTTGGTTGTTGAAGACAGCGCTCCATTAGAAGAAGAGATGCTTCCGAGTCAGGAGATTCAGGTTGAGAATTTGATTGCTGAGGAAGATGTTTTATCTGAGTCGTACTTGTTGCCCAAAGATACTTTAGCGGCTGAAGAAAAGGAAGAAATAAGTGGGAGTGCAGACTCAGAAGATAGAGAAGAAGAGATTATTTCTGATCTTGAAATTATTGATGAGGGATCTCTTTTTGAAGAGGGTGTGATTTCAGAAGAGATGCCAGCAGAAGATGTATTTTTAGAAGAAGATATTAGTTTAGAAGAGGTTAGAGATGTTCTTTTTGACGAAAAGCTGGCCTCAGAAGAACTGCCTGAAGAGTTAGAAGAAGAGGTTTTTGAGAAAGATGTTGTTTTTGAGCCCGATCTAAAGAGCTTGAAAGAGGAGCCCCTTGATGATGTTGTTGAGATAATTGAAGATAAATTAATGTCTGAGGGGATTGAAGGTAAGATAGAAGATTATTTAGTTGAAAATATTCTTTTTGATGATGATTTTGAAAAATTAATTGCTGATCAAAGCTTAACAGAGGTTGAAGATGTTATAGAGGATGATTTTGAGATCGAAGAACTTTCTGCTGAAGATATGATTCCTGATGATGATTTGACTTCAGGTGAGATGAGCTTATTATTTAAGATTTTGAAAGATAAGCTCAAAGAGTGGGTTTTTGGGTTCTCTTATTATACTCAGGCTCTAATAGTGGATTTTATTAAGGGAATATTTGGAGGAATTAAAGATTTTCTTTATGGTGTAGGTGCTAATATTTATAATCATCTTAAAAACAACAGAAATCCGTATGCTCTATCTTTTGTCACTATTATTGTAGTATATCTCCTGTGGACATTTTTAAAGGAATTAATCAGAAAGAAGAAGGAGAAGCAGCAGGTGCGCAGATTGTTTCCCCAGAAAAAGCTTACTAAAGAAGAGAAGAAGGTTAGGAATTTCTATTTTCAGGTATTAGATCTTTTAGCTAAAGCAGGCTATAAGAGGCTACCAAATTTAACGCCGCGTGAATTTTCTCATCAAATTATCAGTAAAGGTTTTAGTATTTCAAAAGATTTCTACCATCTCACAGATATGTTTTATAGAATAAGTTTTGGTCAAATTGAGCTTGAGGTACAGGAGTTAAGAAAAGTTGATCTTATCACAGCTTCAATTAGAGAATGGACCAAAGAGACAAGACGCTAGTATTTTTTTATATATGAGCAGAGCTCTTTTTGTTATAATTATCAATTGATATTATTTGCTGAATTTTGATATGAAAATTATAAAAGTAGGTCTCATAGGTTTTGGTACAATAGGAGAGGAAGTAGCGGAATACTTAGTGAAAAACCGTGCTTATTTGAAAGAAAAGAGTGGAGTTAGATTCGAGCTTTCAAGAATTGCAGAGAGAGAGACCAAGAAAGTTCCCTCAAAGTATAAAAAGATCCTAACTTCTAAAGCAGAAGATATAATAAAAGATAAGAGTATAGATGTTGTTATTGAGCTTATTGGGGGAATTAAAGATGCAAGAAAATATATACTGGGTGCTTTTAGAAGCAAGAAGCATGTCATAACTGCAAATAAGGCTCTTTTGGCTGAAGATGGAAAGAATCTTTTTATCAAAGCCAAAGAGAATGGAGTGGCTTTAAAATTTGAAGCTTCTGTCTGCGGCGGAATTCCTGTGATAGATAATATTGTTAACTCTTTAGCAGCCAACGATATTCAATACATTTTAGGTATAGTTAATGGCACCTCTAATTACATTCTTACTGTTATGGAAGAACAGAATGCTTCAATGAAAGAGGCCCTTGATATTGCTAAAGGTAGAGGATATGCAGAGAGCAATCCAAGTTTAGATTTAGAAGGAATAGACTCTTCTCATAAGCTTGCTGTCATAGCAAGGCTGGCGTTTGGTTTTAGTCCAGATTTTTCTAAAATCTATAAAGAAGGAATAACATTTATCTCAAATTTAGATATCAGATATGCTAAAGAGTTAGGTTATAGAATAAAACTTTTATTGATTGCAAGGAGATCTTCTGGAGGTCTTCTGGAAGCAAGAGTGCACCCTGTTTTGCTTCCCCTGGACCATATGCTCTCTTCAGTAAAAGGAGTTTTTAATGCACTCTTTATTGAAGGTGATTTGACTGGAGAGATGCTCTTTTATGGTAAAGGAGCGGGCAGCAAGCCTACAACTTCAGCTGTAATAGCGGATTTAATAAGCCTAGCTGCTATTGTAGGAGAGAAGGGTTTTTCAAGCTACAATTATATTGATGCAAGGATCAAAGGATTAAAGGATATTAATGATATAGATTTTAGATATTATATTAGATTTATGGCGCTTGATAAACCTGGTGTTCTAGCTAAAATTTCCGGAGTTTTATCTAGTTACGGTATAAGTATTGCAAATGTAACCCAAAAAGATAGAGCAAGAGCTTCCTCTGTGCCAATAGTTATGATGACCCATAAGGCAAATGAAAAGAATATGAGAAAAGCATTAACTAAGATAGAGAGATTAGATGTTATAGTTAAGAGGCCGATATCTATCAGGGTAGAGAGATGAAGTGGCAGGGAGTTATAAATCAGTATAGAGAATATTTGCCTATAGGGGATAAAACCCCCGTTGTCACTCTTCAAGAAGGTAATACACCTCTTCTCTATTCATGCTTTTTATCTGAGGAGCTGGGGAATAGTTCTCAGGTTTACTTGAAGTTCGAAGGAGCTAACCCTACAGGATCTTTTAAAGATAGAGGTATGACGCTTGCTGTTTCAAAAGCTCTAGAAGAAGGCAGTAAAGCTGTTATATGTGCCTCAACAGGTAATACCTCTGCTTCAGCAGCAGCTTATTCAGCAAAATGTGGATTAAAATGTGCGGTGCTCATCCCTAATGGTGCTATAGCTAAAGGCAAATTGACTCAGGCTCTGGCTCATGGTGCTCAAGTTTTGGCTGTAGATGGCAACTTTGATGATTGTCTAAAAATAGTAAAAGAGATAACAGATAATTTTCCTATCACACTTGTGAATTCGCTTAACCCCTATAGGATAGAAGGGCAGAAAACAGGTTCTTTTGAGATCTCTGATTTTTTAGGTGATAGTCCAGATTTTAATTTTATACCGGTTGGAAATGCTGGAAATATTACTGCTTATTGGAAGGGTTATAAGGAATATAAAAGTAAAGGTAAGATAACCAAGTTGCCTAAAATGATGGGTTTTCAGGCATCTGGATCTGCTCCTATTGTCTGTGGTCATCCGATAGAGAACCCTGAAACAATTGCAACGGCTATTAGAATAGGAAATCCTGCTTCCTGGGAAAAGGCCGAAGAGGCTCGAGATGAATCCGGCGGTTGCATAAGAGATGTAACAGATAGAGAGATATTGAATAGCTATAAGCTCTTAGCTTCCCGGGACGGCATATTTGTTGAACCTGCTTCTGCAGCTTCCGTTGCAGGGTTATTAAAACTTATTGAAGAAGGATATTTTAAAGATTGTAATAATATAAAGGTCGTAGCTATTCTTACAGGCCATGGATTGAAGGATCCTGATATTGCAATGAAAGAGTCTCAGGAACCAATTGAAGTTGAAGCGGATATAGGGAAGATTATAGATATTATAGGTATCTAGCGTTTGTTAAACCACAGTGTTGTTTTTTATAACAGGAGGTATGTTATGGTAAAGGTAGATAGTGAAGAGAAAAAAACTCAACAGGATTCAGGGAAATTAAAAGCATTAGGTCTGGCATTAGGTCAGATTGAAAAAGAGTTTGGTAAGGGTTCTATAATGAGGCTGGGTTCAGAGGTCAAACTGGACATCCCTTTTATATCTACAGGTTCAATAAGCTTGGATTTAGCTTTAGGCATAGGCGGTGTTCCAAGAGGTAGGGTTATTGAAATATATGGCCCAGAATCAAGCGGAAAGACTACTCTTGCACTTAGTATAGTAGCTAAGGCTCAGGAAGCAGGAGGTATTGCGGCTTTTATTGATGTGGAACATGCGCTTGATCCTGGCTACTCAAATAAGATAGGTGTTAATATGGATGATCTTTTGATATCGCAGCCTGACACCGGGGAACAGGCTTTAGAAATAACGGAATATCTTGTTCGCTCTAACGCTGTCGATATAATAATTATTGATTCTGTTGCTGCCTTAGTTCCAAAAGCTGAGATAGCGGGTGATATGGGCGATAGTTTTATAGGGCTACAAGCCCGTCTTATGTCTCAGGCTATGAGAAAACTCACTGCTGCAATAAGCAAATCTAAAACCTGTGTTATCTTTATTAATCAGATAAGAGAGAAGATAGGAGTTATGTTTGGTAACCCTGAGACTACACCTGGCGGTCGTGCTCTTAAGTTTTATTCATCTGTTAGAATAGATGTCAGAAGAGCGGGCGTTATAACATCAGATGATAAGCCAATTGGTAATACAGTTCGAGCAAAGATAGTTAAAAATAAAGTTGCTCCTCCTTTTAAAAAAGCCGAATTTGACATAATCTATGATGAAGGTATCTCCTATGAAGGCGGGCTAATAGATATGGGTGTTGATCTAGGGATTATAGTTAAATCCGGTAGCTGGATATCTTATGGCGATGAGAAGTTAGGCCAGGGCAAAGATAATTCCAGAGTCTATTTAAAAGAGAACAAGAAGTTGGCAAAAGAGATAGATGGTAAAATAAGAGCTAGTATCTCCGGAGACAGCAGTTGAATCTAGAGGGGTAGGGTGGATTCTTTTAGGTATGCTCAGATGCTTTTAAAATATCGGCCGCGTTCTGAAGAAGAGATTAAAGAGAGGCTCTCTCTGCGAGGTTATGATAGTGAGAGCATTAAAGAAGTTGTAGAAAAATTAAAACAATGCGATTTTATAAACGATTTAGAATTTGCAAAGTATTGGATGAGGTATCGCCTTTCATCTAACCTTAGAAGTAAGTTCTTTACAGTACTTGAACTTAAGAGAAAGGGGGTCTCGAAAGAGATTATTGAGAGCGTATTGAGGGATTTTGACATTGTAAACGAAAAAGATATTGTGTTTAGTCTTGCTGAAAAGAAGGTGAAAAGCATGAATAAGATTAAAGATAGTTTAACAAGAAGGCGTAGGCTATATGCTTATCTAGGAAGAAGAGGATTTGGGTCTTCAATTTCAAGAGAAGCAGTTAATAGTGTTTTAAGTGATTAGAGTATTATGAAGACAGACGAAATTCGCACTAAATTTTTAGAATTTTTTAAAAACAAGGAACATAAAGTCTTTATTTCCGACAATCTTGTTCCTTCAGGAGATAGAACGGTTCTATTTACTTCTGCAGGGATGAATCAATTTAAACCTTATTTTTTAGGAACAAAAAATGATATCAAAAGAGCAGCTAGCTCTCAGAAGTGCCTCAGAACTGATGATCTTGAAAAAGTAGGCAAGACCTCATCGCATCATACCTTCTTTGAGATGCTTGGCAACTTTTCTTTTGGTGATTATTTTAAAGAAGATGCCATAGTTTGGGCCTGGGAATTTATAGTTGAGATAATTAAAATTCCGAAAAATAAGCTATGGATCTCTGTCTATGAGGAAGATGAAGATTCGTTTAATATTTGGATCAGTAAGATTAATTTCCCTCAGGAACGGATTGTAAAGCTGGCAGCTGATAAAAATTTTTGGCCTGCAGATGCAATAAAAAACGGACCTAATGGTCTTTGCGGCCCCTGCTCTGAGATCTTCTATGACTTAGGGGAAAGCTATGGCTGCTCTTCAGATAATTGTGATCCGGGGTGTGACTGCGGAAGGTTTATTGAAATATGGAATCTTGTCTTTACTCAATTTAACAGAAAAGAGAAGAATGGAGAAGGTTTCTTAGAGCCGCTTCCTACTAAAAATATTGATACTGGAATGGGTCTTGAGAGAGTGGCCTCTGTCCTTCAGGGTGTTGATACAAATTTTAAGATAGATATATTTATACCTATAGTTAAAGAGATAGATGTCCAAATTAAAAATTCTAAAAGCAGGTCTGATTTAGATGTTTATGCCATTGCAGATCATATAAGAGCTGTTTCATTTGCTATTGCAGAAGGAGTATTACCTTCTAATGAAGAGAAGGGTTATGTAGTAAGAAAGATTATCAGAAAGGCAGTTTGGCATGGCTACAAAATGGGGTTGAAAGACCTGTTTCTCTATAAGCTTGTAGCGGTTGTCTCTTCTGTTATGAAAGCTGCCTACCCTGAGCTGGAGAAGAGGTGTGAGTATATATCTTCGGTAGTGAAGTCGGAAGAGGAGAGATTTCAGAATACTATCGACTCAGGCCTTATGAGGTTAAATGATTTAATGGATAAATTAAAAAAGGACAAAAAAGATAGGATAGCAGGAGAAGATGTTTTTAAGCTCTATGATACATTTGGTTTTCCTTATGAGTTGACCAGAAAAGTTGCTCAGGAGGAAGGATTTAAAATAGATCTAAATGGTTTTAATCAAGCTTTAGATAAACAGAAAGAGAGGTCTAAGTCTTCCAGTCAAATGAAGGATGAGATATTTTCAAAAGATAAAGAGTTATTAAGAGAGGTAGTTCTTACAGATTTTATTGGTTATGAAGATAATATTTGTGAATCTCAGATAGCAGCGATATTTAATACGGAGTTGAATGAATCTTTTACTGAAGTAGATAGCGGCGAAGCGGTGATATTGACTGCTAAGACGCCATTCTATGGTAAAGGAGGTGGTCAGGCTGCAGATAAGGGTAAATTGAGCTCTAGAGATTTTATAGCAGAAGTATTTGATGTCAAGAATGTAGATGATAGAGTGCTGCATTTTGTAAAAATAATTAAGGGCAAGATTAGAGACAAGAGCAAGGTGTTTTTTATAGTAGATAAAGAGCAGAGATTGGCTATAGCGCGTAACCATACGGCAACTCATCTTCTTCATGTGGCGCTAAGAGAGGTGCTTGGAGCTCATATTGAACAGGCAGGTTCTTCTGTTGGTCCTCATAAGCTAAGATTTGATTTCAATCATTTTAAGGCATTATCTAGCGAGGAGATTGAAGAGGTTGAAAATGAGGTTAATAAACACATATTAGCTAATTTAAAAGTTAATACAAAAAACGTTTCTTTTGAGCAGGCAAAAAAAGAAGGCGCAATGGCTTTATTTAGCGAGAAGTATGGTGATAAGGTTAGGGTAGTAGATATATTAGGAGTAAGCAAGGAGCTTTGTGGGGGGACACATGTTGATTATACCGGAGATATTGGGCTCTTTAAGATAATTTCAGAGACTTCTTCTTCAGGCGGCGTTAGAAGAGTGGAAGCGATAACAGCCAGAGAAGCTCGGACTTATTTTAAATCAAAAGAGTCGACATTAAAGCAAGTGCTGGATCTATTAACAACTACTGAATCTAAAGTTGTTAAAGAAGTAGAAGGTTTGATGAAAACAGTTTGCTTATCGCAAGAGCATAGTAAGAATTTAGAGAAAGGAGATATTGATAAAGAGGCTGAAGGATTAATAATTAAATCTGAGAAGATAGAAGATTTACTATTCATAGTTAGAGAGATAGATGGGGAGGCTGATTACATCTCTTTACTGTCGGATAAAATAAAAACCAAGTCTAAAAATAATACGATTATTATGCTATACTCTTTTATTGATGGAAAGGTTAAGCTTGTTTTGAGCTTAACTAAGGATTTAGCTGGAAAAGGTTTTGATGCCAGAGTTATGCTCGATAAGATCTCTACTCTGATAGATGGAGGTGGCGGTGGTCGAGCAGAATTTGTTAAAGCCGGGGGAAAAGATATTACTAGAATAAAAGAAGCAATAGATTTAATAAGAAAGGAAATTGGAGATAATTTATGAAGTGTGTTGGTTTATCAAGTAAGGAATTTGAAAAACTCTGCAATAGAAGTTTTAATAAAAATCAGAGATTAAATAATACGGTAGCTAATATTATCTCTGAAGTTAGTAATCATGGAGACAGGGCGCTGCTGCAGTATACAAAAAAATTCGATAAGGTTAATATAAAGCAGAGAAGCATTAAGGTTACAGAATCTGAAATAAGCGCAGCTTTTCAGAATATAAGCCCTTCTTTCGTAACCCATATCAAGCAGTCTATAAACAATATTACAAAGTTTCACCAACAGCAGGGCCTGAAGTCTTTCAGGATTAAAACAGAAGAAGGGGCTATCTTAGGGGAAGAAGTACAGCCTCTTGATAAAGTAGGTGTCTATATTCCTGGAGGTACTGCTCCTTTAGTCTCAACTATTCTAATGACCGTTCTCCCGGCTAGAGTTGCTCAAGTTAAAGAGATATATCTTGCTTCTCCTCCACAGCGGGACGGCGATATTAATCCATATATACTTGTGGTTGCAAGCCTGCTTAAAGTCAAAAATATTTTTAAGATGGGCGGAGCTCAGGCTATAGCTGCTCTTGCCTTTGGAACAAAAACTGTAACTAGGGTAGATAAAATAGTTGGCCCTGGAAATAAATATGTGACGGAGGCTAAAAGACAGCTCTATGGTTACGTTGATATTGACACACTTGCTGGGCCTAGCGAAGTTGTTGTTATAG
The genomic region above belongs to Candidatus Kaelpia aquatica and contains:
- a CDS encoding transglutaminaseTgpA domain-containing protein, yielding MFYIISFLLVSIGIAALPLIEGVGSSLLLAGSIFTFGFVLTQLIKIFHFSKNIARALLFIASIVGAGAFFTSGNSGEWAIVWLVWYFILSFQIISIFSSKDAKSWFSSYLLSFIQLSLGGIFTEKLFFLVIFSLYLALSVFGFIFLLPKLQIREKILKLIKPRLDLARWGALTTVNVFFVTGLVFLVLPRTQDPLFAVKKEMHLVERLKKEVDFTEEMTKEEAMSLPDEVELGTISELKNENKILMLVETEKPFLFKAQTFNYYNGSNWIKYGSKPVAIRVKDEKINFKPLYLRKELFAKMTPDKFYHQKFYIRNYSQNLILGSYPIISLSGSGIEEIKIDHFENIYLQRKLKFGDEYEVVSVDKSYPSNYLRSLSRQYPKEIMDLYLQLPPDLDKRLMDLTSEILKYTPPNIYDELITIRKYLKEHCVYSRLTGKSPTLYEFLFDKKPGDCEYFATALALMLRYRNIPTRLIVGFSGGEFDSQKRTSIVYAKNAHAWIEVFFPTIGWLPCDATPKALPQEQWEEEPKVLVLKPQKSSEDKGSTGESSIESGSGEIAYSKQSSESERITEEGVPEEDLLPEDYYFKDKLSQYSLPKEEAVFSGEFFEEAAPAEDSLDSGSELEEEVSPEELAVEEREAVTFEEEAVSSESLLDKNSVSEEIFAKEETEDWFYKEDSVSEEGAAGEGVAEEEPQLEKDVFEEIIFSGEEEDLAEELEESMAKDIVSTEEDLLSFAQGEDKAEFTGLESEIEKEESIVEEDKLALDAEGLEEAVLTEELKEEQDGEGSTEADSLKEITDEISNEGFAEEQEEKMDSLSESEEASDKEFLEEGLSIEVDDVEELEDRSTSLVQSFEEDKTGDVFEVKPEEDSSGIEEESTGSPSVEEEISEPEDISEELLSSSESGISEEDLLADEGLVVEDSAPLEEEMLPSQEIQVENLIAEEDVLSESYLLPKDTLAAEEKEEISGSADSEDREEEIISDLEIIDEGSLFEEGVISEEMPAEDVFLEEDISLEEVRDVLFDEKLASEELPEELEEEVFEKDVVFEPDLKSLKEEPLDDVVEIIEDKLMSEGIEGKIEDYLVENILFDDDFEKLIADQSLTEVEDVIEDDFEIEELSAEDMIPDDDLTSGEMSLLFKILKDKLKEWVFGFSYYTQALIVDFIKGIFGGIKDFLYGVGANIYNHLKNNRNPYALSFVTIIVVYLLWTFLKELIRKKKEKQQVRRLFPQKKLTKEEKKVRNFYFQVLDLLAKAGYKRLPNLTPREFSHQIISKGFSISKDFYHLTDMFYRISFGQIELEVQELRKVDLITASIREWTKETRR
- a CDS encoding homoserine dehydrogenase gives rise to the protein MKIIKVGLIGFGTIGEEVAEYLVKNRAYLKEKSGVRFELSRIAERETKKVPSKYKKILTSKAEDIIKDKSIDVVIELIGGIKDARKYILGAFRSKKHVITANKALLAEDGKNLFIKAKENGVALKFEASVCGGIPVIDNIVNSLAANDIQYILGIVNGTSNYILTVMEEQNASMKEALDIAKGRGYAESNPSLDLEGIDSSHKLAVIARLAFGFSPDFSKIYKEGITFISNLDIRYAKELGYRIKLLLIARRSSGGLLEARVHPVLLPLDHMLSSVKGVFNALFIEGDLTGEMLFYGKGAGSKPTTSAVIADLISLAAIVGEKGFSSYNYIDARIKGLKDINDIDFRYYIRFMALDKPGVLAKISGVLSSYGISIANVTQKDRARASSVPIVMMTHKANEKNMRKALTKIERLDVIVKRPISIRVER
- the thrC gene encoding threonine synthase; this translates as MKWQGVINQYREYLPIGDKTPVVTLQEGNTPLLYSCFLSEELGNSSQVYLKFEGANPTGSFKDRGMTLAVSKALEEGSKAVICASTGNTSASAAAYSAKCGLKCAVLIPNGAIAKGKLTQALAHGAQVLAVDGNFDDCLKIVKEITDNFPITLVNSLNPYRIEGQKTGSFEISDFLGDSPDFNFIPVGNAGNITAYWKGYKEYKSKGKITKLPKMMGFQASGSAPIVCGHPIENPETIATAIRIGNPASWEKAEEARDESGGCIRDVTDREILNSYKLLASRDGIFVEPASAASVAGLLKLIEEGYFKDCNNIKVVAILTGHGLKDPDIAMKESQEPIEVEADIGKIIDIIGI
- the recA gene encoding recombinase RecA, giving the protein MVKVDSEEKKTQQDSGKLKALGLALGQIEKEFGKGSIMRLGSEVKLDIPFISTGSISLDLALGIGGVPRGRVIEIYGPESSGKTTLALSIVAKAQEAGGIAAFIDVEHALDPGYSNKIGVNMDDLLISQPDTGEQALEITEYLVRSNAVDIIIIDSVAALVPKAEIAGDMGDSFIGLQARLMSQAMRKLTAAISKSKTCVIFINQIREKIGVMFGNPETTPGGRALKFYSSVRIDVRRAGVITSDDKPIGNTVRAKIVKNKVAPPFKKAEFDIIYDEGISYEGGLIDMGVDLGIIVKSGSWISYGDEKLGQGKDNSRVYLKENKKLAKEIDGKIRASISGDSS
- a CDS encoding regulatory protein RecX; the protein is MDSFRYAQMLLKYRPRSEEEIKERLSLRGYDSESIKEVVEKLKQCDFINDLEFAKYWMRYRLSSNLRSKFFTVLELKRKGVSKEIIESVLRDFDIVNEKDIVFSLAEKKVKSMNKIKDSLTRRRRLYAYLGRRGFGSSISREAVNSVLSD
- the alaS gene encoding alanine--tRNA ligase is translated as MKTDEIRTKFLEFFKNKEHKVFISDNLVPSGDRTVLFTSAGMNQFKPYFLGTKNDIKRAASSQKCLRTDDLEKVGKTSSHHTFFEMLGNFSFGDYFKEDAIVWAWEFIVEIIKIPKNKLWISVYEEDEDSFNIWISKINFPQERIVKLAADKNFWPADAIKNGPNGLCGPCSEIFYDLGESYGCSSDNCDPGCDCGRFIEIWNLVFTQFNRKEKNGEGFLEPLPTKNIDTGMGLERVASVLQGVDTNFKIDIFIPIVKEIDVQIKNSKSRSDLDVYAIADHIRAVSFAIAEGVLPSNEEKGYVVRKIIRKAVWHGYKMGLKDLFLYKLVAVVSSVMKAAYPELEKRCEYISSVVKSEEERFQNTIDSGLMRLNDLMDKLKKDKKDRIAGEDVFKLYDTFGFPYELTRKVAQEEGFKIDLNGFNQALDKQKERSKSSSQMKDEIFSKDKELLREVVLTDFIGYEDNICESQIAAIFNTELNESFTEVDSGEAVILTAKTPFYGKGGGQAADKGKLSSRDFIAEVFDVKNVDDRVLHFVKIIKGKIRDKSKVFFIVDKEQRLAIARNHTATHLLHVALREVLGAHIEQAGSSVGPHKLRFDFNHFKALSSEEIEEVENEVNKHILANLKVNTKNVSFEQAKKEGAMALFSEKYGDKVRVVDILGVSKELCGGTHVDYTGDIGLFKIISETSSSGGVRRVEAITAREARTYFKSKESTLKQVLDLLTTTESKVVKEVEGLMKTVCLSQEHSKNLEKGDIDKEAEGLIIKSEKIEDLLFIVREIDGEADYISLLSDKIKTKSKNNTIIMLYSFIDGKVKLVLSLTKDLAGKGFDARVMLDKISTLIDGGGGGRAEFVKAGGKDITRIKEAIDLIRKEIGDNL
- the hisD gene encoding histidinol dehydrogenase, whose translation is MKCVGLSSKEFEKLCNRSFNKNQRLNNTVANIISEVSNHGDRALLQYTKKFDKVNIKQRSIKVTESEISAAFQNISPSFVTHIKQSINNITKFHQQQGLKSFRIKTEEGAILGEEVQPLDKVGVYIPGGTAPLVSTILMTVLPARVAQVKEIYLASPPQRDGDINPYILVVASLLKVKNIFKMGGAQAIAALAFGTKTVTRVDKIVGPGNKYVTEAKRQLYGYVDIDTLAGPSEVVVIASKFTKGDYVVQDLKAQAEHKDGVAILITPSKTLANYVKDKVSKGYLIKVKNLDQAIDVANKIAPEHLELLVQRPHRLVKRIKNAGAVFLGPYSPTAVGDYIAGPSHVLPTYGTARFFSGLSVRDFLKTQSIINYSKKALEKYYPTLELLSEIEGLKEHLNSVKIRLS